In Blautia sp. SC05B48, a single genomic region encodes these proteins:
- the atpG gene encoding ATP synthase F1 subunit gamma, whose protein sequence is MANAKEIQTRMKSIQDTMKITNAMYMISSSKMQKAKKILQDTEPYFYNMQAAIARILRHMPDIQHPFFSERHLVPKDERKVGTIVITGDKGMAGAYNHNVQKMTEDFMEEVPGHHKLYVLGMVGRQYFGKRDVDMDGSFHYTVQKPTMHRARLITDEIVRAFLERELDEIHIVYTQMLNAMAMENVNMQLLPLKKADFKVGQIPADIYQEEIVLSPSADVLLDTMIPNYLTGVIYGCLVEAYASENSARMTAMQSSTDSAKAMLKDLSIQYNRARQAAITQEITEVISGAKAQKRK, encoded by the coding sequence ATGGCAAATGCAAAAGAAATACAGACTCGTATGAAAAGCATTCAGGACACCATGAAGATCACCAATGCGATGTACATGATTTCTTCTTCCAAGATGCAAAAGGCCAAGAAGATCCTGCAGGATACGGAACCATATTTCTATAATATGCAGGCCGCCATTGCCAGGATCCTCCGTCATATGCCGGATATCCAGCATCCTTTCTTCAGTGAGCGTCATCTTGTTCCGAAGGATGAAAGAAAGGTAGGTACCATTGTCATTACAGGTGATAAAGGTATGGCTGGTGCATACAATCATAATGTACAGAAAATGACAGAAGATTTCATGGAAGAGGTACCGGGACATCACAAGCTGTATGTCCTTGGTATGGTAGGGCGTCAGTATTTCGGCAAGAGAGATGTGGATATGGACGGCAGTTTTCATTATACCGTGCAGAAGCCGACTATGCACAGAGCACGCCTTATCACAGATGAGATCGTACGTGCGTTTTTGGAAAGAGAGTTGGATGAAATTCACATTGTCTATACACAGATGCTGAATGCGATGGCAATGGAAAATGTGAATATGCAGCTTTTACCGCTGAAAAAGGCTGATTTTAAAGTGGGTCAGATTCCGGCAGATATTTATCAGGAGGAGATCGTGTTATCTCCGTCTGCAGATGTACTTCTGGATACTATGATCCCCAACTACCTTACAGGTGTGATCTATGGATGTCTTGTAGAGGCATATGCCAGTGAGAACAGTGCGAGAATGACAGCAATGCAGTCCTCTACAGATAGTGCGAAGGCGATGCTGAAGGATCTTTCCATTCAGTATAATCGTGCACGTCAGGCTGCGATCACGCAGGAGATCACAGAGGTTATCAGCGGTGCTAAAGCACAAAAAAGGAAGTGA
- a CDS encoding metallophosphoesterase family protein — protein MKEKIGIISDTHGLLRPEVLEILKDCKYILHAGDVNKDEILDVLRSMGNLYVVRGNNDKDWAENLRTSLSFTIGGVKFFMVHNKKDIAWELGDTQVVIFGHTHKYFEKMIDDRLWLNPGSCGRSRFGGEVTMAVMTVEDGKYQVEKIILAENSGK, from the coding sequence GGCCTTCTGCGGCCTGAGGTACTGGAAATCTTAAAAGACTGTAAGTATATCCTCCATGCCGGAGATGTCAATAAAGACGAGATCCTGGATGTACTGCGTTCCATGGGGAATCTCTATGTGGTCCGTGGAAATAATGATAAAGACTGGGCGGAAAATCTCCGCACCAGTCTAAGCTTTACCATTGGCGGCGTGAAATTTTTTATGGTCCATAACAAAAAAGACATTGCATGGGAGCTGGGGGACACCCAGGTGGTCATCTTCGGGCATACTCACAAATATTTCGAGAAGATGATCGATGACAGACTGTGGCTGAATCCGGGAAGCTGTGGAAGAAGCCGCTTTGGCGGGGAGGTTACCATGGCGGTGATGACTGTAGAGGATGGAAAATATCAGGTGGAAAAAATTATTTTGGCGGAGAATTCCGGAAAATGA
- the atpA gene encoding F0F1 ATP synthase subunit alpha, which produces MGAINPDEIISILKEEIKNYDEISKDQEVGTVISVGDGIATVYGIDHAMYGEVVTFENGLKGMVQDVRANSMGCILFGKDTGIKEGTKVARTGKQAGIPVGDKFIGRIVNALGEPIDGKGEIQAEEYRPIENPAPGIIDRKSVTVPLETGILSIDSMFPIGRGQRELIIGDRQTGKTSIATDTIINQKGKDVICIYVAIGQKASTVAKVVSNLEKYGAMEYTTVFSATASDCAPLQYIAPYAGTALAEYFMYQGKDVLIVYDDLSKHAVAYRALSLLLERSPGREAYPGDVFYLHSRLLERSSRLSEEAGGGSITALPIIETQAGDVSAYIPTNVISITDGQIFLESDLFFSGMRPAVNVGLSVSRVGGAAQTKAMKKASGSVRIDLAQYREMEVFTQFSSDLDEATTAQLKYGSCLMELLKQPLCSPLSLHQQVITLCVATHKLMVDVEKKEIKKYQKDLLEYFDNVYPEIGKEIETTKQLSDELVEKIVKAAEEFRDKSR; this is translated from the coding sequence TTGGGTGCAATAAATCCAGATGAAATCATTTCGATTCTCAAGGAAGAAATAAAGAACTATGACGAAATCAGCAAGGACCAGGAAGTAGGCACTGTCATCTCCGTGGGAGATGGCATCGCAACTGTTTATGGTATCGATCATGCCATGTACGGTGAGGTTGTGACCTTCGAGAATGGTCTGAAAGGTATGGTACAGGATGTCCGTGCCAACAGCATGGGATGTATTCTTTTCGGAAAGGATACAGGAATCAAGGAAGGCACCAAGGTTGCCAGAACTGGCAAACAGGCAGGTATTCCGGTAGGTGATAAATTTATCGGAAGAATCGTAAACGCACTTGGTGAGCCTATTGATGGAAAGGGAGAGATCCAGGCAGAGGAATACCGCCCGATCGAGAACCCGGCTCCTGGAATCATCGATCGTAAGTCTGTAACTGTACCTCTGGAAACAGGAATCCTTTCCATTGATTCCATGTTTCCGATCGGCCGTGGACAGCGAGAGCTGATCATCGGCGACAGACAGACAGGTAAAACATCCATCGCAACAGATACGATCATCAACCAGAAAGGTAAGGATGTGATCTGTATCTATGTTGCCATCGGACAGAAAGCTTCTACCGTTGCAAAGGTAGTTTCCAATCTTGAAAAATACGGTGCAATGGAGTATACAACTGTATTCTCCGCAACAGCCAGTGACTGTGCACCGCTTCAGTATATTGCTCCTTACGCTGGTACTGCTCTTGCAGAGTATTTCATGTATCAGGGCAAAGACGTATTGATCGTATATGATGATCTTTCCAAGCATGCGGTGGCATATCGTGCATTGTCACTTCTGCTTGAGCGTTCTCCGGGACGTGAGGCATATCCTGGTGACGTATTCTATCTTCATTCCAGACTTCTGGAGCGTTCCAGCCGTCTGAGTGAAGAGGCAGGCGGCGGATCCATTACGGCACTTCCGATCATCGAGACACAGGCCGGTGATGTATCTGCATACATTCCTACAAACGTAATTTCCATCACAGATGGTCAGATATTCCTGGAAAGTGATCTGTTCTTCTCAGGCATGCGTCCGGCAGTCAATGTTGGTCTTTCCGTATCCCGTGTTGGTGGTGCTGCACAGACCAAGGCTATGAAGAAAGCTTCCGGTAGTGTACGTATCGACCTGGCACAGTACAGAGAGATGGAAGTGTTCACCCAGTTCAGTTCAGATCTGGATGAGGCTACAACTGCACAGCTGAAATACGGAAGCTGTCTGATGGAGCTTCTGAAACAGCCGCTCTGCAGCCCGTTAAGTCTTCATCAGCAGGTAATTACTCTCTGCGTTGCGACTCACAAGCTGATGGTAGATGTAGAAAAGAAAGAGATCAAGAAATATCAGAAGGATCTTCTGGAGTACTTTGATAATGTATATCCTGAGATCGGCAAAGAGATCGAGACTACAAAGCAGCTCTCTGATGAGCTTGTAGAGAAAATCGTAAAGGCGGCAGAAGAATTCAGAGATAAGAGCAGGTAG
- a CDS encoding CidA/LrgA family protein has translation MKHVQQFSIILLISVIGELLKTFLPLPVPASVYGLIIMLVALLTGILKLDQVKGAADFLVEIMPVMFVPAGVGLITAWSTLKPICVPVLIMTFISTVIVMVVTGKVTQGVIRMGKRGTEK, from the coding sequence ATGAAGCATGTGCAGCAGTTTAGCATCATCCTGTTGATTTCCGTCATTGGAGAATTACTGAAAACCTTTCTTCCACTTCCGGTACCGGCCAGTGTCTATGGACTGATCATTATGCTGGTGGCTTTGCTCACAGGTATTCTGAAGCTGGATCAGGTCAAAGGTGCGGCAGATTTTCTGGTTGAGATCATGCCGGTGATGTTTGTACCGGCAGGTGTGGGACTGATCACAGCCTGGAGCACTCTGAAACCGATCTGTGTACCGGTTCTCATCATGACGTTTATCAGCACGGTGATCGTAATGGTCGTAACAGGAAAAGTAACACAGGGAGTGATTCGTATGGGAAAGAGAGGAACTGAAAAATGA
- the atpE gene encoding ATP synthase F0 subunit C gives MLIAIGAAIAVLTGIGAGIGIGLATSKAVEAIARQPEAESKISKALLLGCALAEATAIYGFVIGLLIIIMLG, from the coding sequence ATGTTAATCGCAATTGGTGCAGCTATCGCAGTTCTTACAGGTATTGGAGCAGGTATTGGTATCGGTCTTGCAACATCTAAAGCAGTAGAAGCTATCGCAAGACAGCCGGAGGCAGAGAGCAAGATCAGTAAAGCACTTCTTCTTGGATGTGCTCTTGCAGAGGCAACAGCTATTTACGGTTTCGTAATCGGTCTTCTGATCATCATCATGCTTGGCTAA
- the atpH gene encoding ATP synthase F1 subunit delta: MTETSINYAKALYGLSVPGEAICETGKIFKNTPEIGKMLENPLVSLKEKEQVIERVFPQEMKSFLKVTCKYQKIDRIGEILEAYDAYSREQKGILKAELLYVTRPTEAQEDKMKEFLRSQFSAREVELTLTEDKSLVGGFVLRAGDREYDWSLIGRYKKLKQKLTRR, translated from the coding sequence ATGACAGAGACGTCCATTAATTATGCAAAAGCATTATACGGTCTTTCTGTCCCGGGGGAGGCAATCTGCGAAACAGGAAAGATTTTTAAGAATACACCTGAGATAGGTAAAATGCTTGAAAATCCACTTGTTTCCCTCAAAGAAAAAGAACAGGTAATAGAGCGGGTTTTTCCGCAGGAAATGAAGAGTTTTCTTAAAGTAACGTGTAAGTATCAGAAGATTGACAGAATCGGAGAGATCCTTGAAGCTTATGATGCTTACAGCCGGGAACAGAAAGGAATTCTCAAGGCAGAGCTTCTTTATGTAACACGTCCTACCGAAGCGCAGGAAGATAAGATGAAGGAGTTTCTCCGTAGCCAGTTTTCTGCCAGAGAAGTGGAACTTACCCTTACAGAGGATAAAAGCCTTGTAGGTGGATTTGTTCTCAGGGCAGGAGATCGTGAGTACGACTGGAGCCTCATCGGACGTTATAAGAAACTGAAACAGAAATTAACCCGGAGGTGA
- the atpF gene encoding F0F1 ATP synthase subunit B has product MIKIDINLVFTIINLIVLYLLMKKFLFGPIIGVMEKRKAMIDEQFASAEKTTTEANQLKGQYEDALKSAKEESFSIVEQAKDEAKVQADSIVKRANDQAGQILEKARRDISTEQEAAMKAMEGKVAELAMDAASRIMGKKNDEAQDMSLYDQFLEGAGDPHDRDVH; this is encoded by the coding sequence GTGATTAAAATTGATATCAACCTTGTCTTTACTATTATAAACCTGATCGTTCTTTATCTTTTAATGAAGAAGTTCCTTTTCGGCCCGATCATTGGTGTTATGGAGAAAAGAAAAGCCATGATCGATGAGCAGTTTGCTTCAGCAGAGAAGACAACCACTGAAGCAAACCAGCTGAAAGGACAGTATGAGGATGCACTGAAATCTGCGAAGGAGGAATCCTTCAGTATTGTAGAGCAGGCTAAGGACGAGGCAAAAGTACAGGCAGACAGCATCGTGAAGAGAGCTAATGATCAGGCTGGCCAGATTCTTGAGAAAGCAAGAAGAGACATCAGCACTGAGCAGGAAGCTGCTATGAAAGCGATGGAAGGCAAAGTGGCTGAGCTGGCAATGGATGCAGCATCCAGAATCATGGGAAAAAAGAACGACGAAGCACAGGATATGTCCCTATATGACCAGTTTTTAGAAGGAGCAGGTGATCCTCATGACAGAGACGTCCATTAA
- a CDS encoding LrgB family protein — MMEFIKNSAFFGAMISLIAYEIGLILKKKFKMAIFNPLLISIICVIGVLLLFHIDYDDYNEGGKYISYLLTPATVCLAVPLYEQIHLLKKNLKAVAAGIFSGTLAGLCSILLMAKLFGFDHQEYVTMLPKSITTAIGMGVSEELGGIVTITVAVIIITGVLGNMLAEVVYKIAKIEEPIAKGLGLGTSAHAIGTAKAMELGPVEGAMSSLAIAVAGLLTVVGASVFAGMM; from the coding sequence ATGATGGAATTCATAAAAAACTCCGCATTTTTCGGAGCAATGATAAGTCTGATCGCCTATGAGATCGGTCTGATCCTGAAAAAAAAGTTTAAAATGGCGATCTTTAATCCGCTTTTGATCTCCATCATCTGTGTTATCGGTGTTCTTTTGCTCTTCCATATTGATTATGATGATTACAATGAAGGTGGAAAATATATCAGCTATCTGCTGACCCCGGCAACAGTCTGTCTGGCAGTGCCCCTTTATGAGCAGATCCATCTGCTGAAAAAAAATCTCAAGGCAGTGGCTGCCGGGATCTTTTCCGGAACGCTGGCCGGGCTTTGCAGCATTCTGCTTATGGCGAAATTGTTTGGCTTTGATCATCAGGAATATGTCACTATGCTTCCGAAGTCTATCACAACCGCCATCGGAATGGGTGTTTCCGAGGAGCTTGGCGGTATCGTGACCATCACCGTTGCCGTGATCATCATCACAGGAGTTCTGGGAAATATGCTCGCAGAGGTTGTCTACAAGATCGCAAAGATCGAGGAGCCGATCGCAAAGGGTCTTGGACTTGGAACATCTGCCCATGCTATCGGAACAGCCAAAGCCATGGAGCTTGGCCCGGTAGAAGGAGCCATGAGCAGCCTTGCCATTGCAGTTGCCGGATTGCTTACGGTTGTCGGCGCATCGGTGTTTGCGGGAATGATGTAA
- a CDS encoding biotin--[acetyl-CoA-carboxylase] ligase, whose amino-acid sequence MTVKARMLKLLEQHENELISGEAAAAELNCTRAAIWKAVKSLREEGYTIEAGPNKGYVLRGGSRLSEEGIRLYLDHPDVPVKIYRELDSTNRAAKEAAFSGEAGHGALILARRQKSGRGRRGRSFYSPENAGLYMSIVLRPDRTLKEGLLITTAAATAVCRAVKKICGIDLGIKWVNDLYLHNKKVCGILTEAVTDFESGNIEFAVVGIGLNLYMPEDGFPEDIQETAGALFENRKDAEHINCSILVAEIVNQLLMEVETPGLSREYTENNIIPGNMIVITDGQCTREAYAESIAPDGRLLVREQDGSETLLSYGEVSVRRKSD is encoded by the coding sequence ATGACTGTAAAAGCAAGAATGCTGAAGCTTCTGGAGCAGCACGAGAATGAACTGATATCCGGAGAGGCGGCAGCAGCAGAACTAAACTGCACAAGGGCAGCCATCTGGAAAGCTGTGAAATCCCTTCGTGAAGAGGGATATACCATAGAAGCTGGACCAAACAAAGGCTATGTGCTTCGAGGAGGCAGCCGTTTATCGGAAGAAGGAATACGGCTTTACCTCGATCATCCGGATGTCCCTGTAAAAATATACAGAGAACTGGATTCTACAAACCGGGCAGCCAAGGAGGCTGCATTTTCAGGAGAAGCAGGTCATGGTGCACTGATACTGGCGCGCAGACAGAAAAGCGGAAGAGGCCGAAGAGGCCGAAGTTTTTATTCTCCTGAAAATGCAGGACTTTATATGAGTATCGTTCTAAGACCGGACCGGACTCTGAAGGAAGGACTCCTGATCACTACAGCGGCGGCAACTGCAGTGTGCCGTGCAGTGAAGAAAATCTGCGGGATCGACCTTGGGATCAAATGGGTCAATGATCTGTATCTTCATAATAAGAAAGTGTGTGGGATACTGACAGAGGCTGTTACAGACTTTGAAAGTGGGAACATTGAGTTTGCAGTTGTAGGAATTGGTTTGAATCTGTATATGCCGGAAGATGGGTTTCCTGAAGATATACAGGAAACGGCTGGAGCATTATTTGAAAACAGGAAGGACGCAGAGCATATAAACTGCAGTATTCTTGTGGCGGAGATCGTCAATCAGCTTCTTATGGAAGTGGAGACTCCGGGACTTTCCAGAGAATATACAGAAAATAATATCATTCCTGGAAACATGATCGTGATCACAGACGGACAGTGTACAAGGGAAGCTTATGCAGAATCTATAGCACCAGATGGAAGGCTTCTTGTAAGAGAACAGGATGGTTCAGAAACCCTGCTTTCTTATGGAGAGGTATCTGTACGCAGAAAGTCGGATTAA
- a CDS encoding F0F1 ATP synthase subunit A — protein MPVFGGIPIAECVVVTWVIMAVLVILSLILVRNLSVENPGKKQLLLETGVSFLQDFFMGILGEEGKQYVPYLMSTVIYIGIANIAGVFGFTPPTKDMNVTIALALMSIILIEYAGFHKRGLKGFLKSFAEPVPIMLPINILEIAIRPTSLCMRLFGNVLGSFVVMKLLEFVCPAILPIPFSLYFDFFDGFIQAYVFVFLTSLFIKEAIE, from the coding sequence ATTCCGGTGTTTGGTGGAATACCAATTGCAGAATGTGTGGTAGTCACATGGGTCATCATGGCGGTTCTTGTGATTCTGTCTCTGATCTTAGTTCGGAATCTCAGTGTGGAAAATCCGGGTAAGAAGCAGCTGCTTCTGGAAACCGGGGTAAGTTTTCTTCAGGATTTCTTCATGGGTATCCTTGGAGAAGAAGGCAAACAGTATGTGCCTTATTTGATGTCAACCGTAATCTACATCGGAATAGCCAATATCGCAGGCGTATTTGGTTTTACACCACCAACGAAGGACATGAATGTTACCATTGCGCTGGCGCTGATGAGCATTATTCTGATCGAGTATGCAGGCTTTCATAAGAGGGGACTGAAGGGTTTCCTGAAAAGCTTTGCGGAGCCGGTTCCGATCATGCTTCCGATCAACATTCTGGAAATAGCAATCAGACCTACATCTCTCTGCATGCGGTTGTTCGGTAACGTTCTGGGAAGCTTCGTAGTTATGAAGTTGCTGGAGTTTGTTTGTCCGGCCATTCTTCCCATACCATTCAGCTTGTATTTTGATTTCTTCGATGGATTCATACAGGCGTATGTATTTGTATTTTTAACATCCTTGTTCATCAAGGAAGCAATTGAGTAG
- a CDS encoding helix-turn-helix transcriptional regulator yields the protein MPRVFNQKIKILYLMRIFLEQTDEEHPMSVKELISYLNSLGISAERKTVYDDIETLRNFGMDILNRREHPAGFYLASREFELPELRLLVDAVQSSRCITNGKSRQLIRKLESLASVYESRQLRRQGFAENSIRTINENVYYSIDMIQRALTEDRQISFQYCEWTVEKKLCPENEGERYSVSPWGLVWQNEEYYLITYDEKCGRVKQYQVDKLQQIRIEKEVRCGRGFFENYDIGELTSRTFGMFGGKEKTICLEAHNRLVGVVLDRFGRDIMIHRKDPEHFKTLVRVNISDQFFGWIASLGPDAVIASPDEVRDKYREFLEKSLSNYK from the coding sequence ATGCCAAGGGTCTTTAACCAGAAGATTAAAATTTTATATCTGATGCGCATTTTTCTGGAACAGACGGACGAAGAGCATCCGATGTCTGTGAAGGAGCTGATCTCCTATCTGAATAGTCTGGGAATCAGTGCAGAGCGTAAGACTGTCTATGATGATATTGAAACCCTGCGGAATTTTGGAATGGATATCCTGAACCGGCGGGAGCACCCGGCCGGTTTTTATCTTGCCAGCCGGGAATTTGAGCTTCCGGAGCTGAGACTTCTGGTGGATGCAGTACAGTCCTCCAGATGTATCACCAATGGGAAATCCCGACAGCTGATCAGGAAGCTGGAGAGCCTTGCCAGTGTTTATGAGTCCAGACAGCTGCGGCGACAGGGATTTGCAGAGAACAGTATCCGGACTATAAACGAGAATGTGTATTACAGTATTGATATGATCCAGCGTGCATTAACTGAAGACAGGCAGATTTCTTTTCAGTATTGTGAATGGACTGTGGAGAAGAAGCTGTGTCCGGAGAATGAGGGGGAACGATATTCGGTCAGTCCTTGGGGACTTGTATGGCAGAATGAGGAGTATTATCTGATCACTTATGACGAGAAGTGTGGAAGGGTTAAGCAGTATCAGGTAGATAAACTCCAGCAGATCCGTATAGAGAAGGAAGTGCGATGCGGCAGAGGATTTTTTGAGAATTATGATATAGGAGAGCTGACATCCAGGACCTTCGGGATGTTTGGCGGAAAAGAGAAAACCATATGTCTGGAAGCACATAACCGCTTAGTCGGGGTGGTGCTGGATCGGTTTGGCAGAGATATTATGATACACAGGAAGGATCCTGAACATTTCAAAACACTGGTTCGTGTAAATATCAGTGACCAGTTCTTTGGCTGGATAGCCAGTCTTGGCCCGGATGCGGTGATCGCGTCACCGGATGAGGTTCGCGATAAGTACCGGGAATTTCTTGAGAAAAGTCTTTCTAATTACAAATGA